One segment of Nostoc flagelliforme CCNUN1 DNA contains the following:
- a CDS encoding DUF2382 domain-containing protein, producing the protein MVLYKLQDFEPNYRDTFEGRDLNGLGVYTQGTDEKVGTVSDVLVDEEGHFRYLVVDLGFWIFGKKVLLPIGRARIDYNVDRVYTIGLTREQAEDLPEFSERQALDYDYEERVRGVYRQPADYVQPLDASLPLEATAPVDTTYQQPVTPTYNRDSYNYEQEPSLFGLNEQDHQTLRLYEERLIASKRRQKAGEVTIGKHVETDTARVTVPIETERVVIERVTPADAGTAVSGREADFREGEVVRVEIYEETPEVRTEAFLREEVRVRKVVDEDTVETQKTVRREELDVNSGNLPIEER; encoded by the coding sequence ATGGTACTTTACAAATTACAAGATTTTGAACCTAACTATCGCGATACGTTTGAAGGTCGCGATCTTAATGGACTTGGCGTTTATACACAAGGAACTGATGAAAAAGTTGGTACTGTCAGCGATGTTTTAGTGGATGAAGAAGGTCATTTCCGCTATCTAGTCGTTGATTTAGGCTTCTGGATTTTTGGTAAAAAAGTGTTACTGCCAATTGGTCGTGCCCGTATCGACTATAACGTTGATCGTGTTTACACAATTGGCTTGACTAGAGAGCAAGCAGAAGATTTACCTGAATTCAGTGAGCGTCAAGCGCTTGATTATGATTATGAAGAACGGGTGCGTGGGGTATATCGCCAACCCGCAGACTACGTTCAACCTCTAGATGCATCATTGCCATTGGAAGCGACAGCGCCAGTGGATACAACCTATCAGCAGCCGGTTACGCCAACTTACAATCGTGATAGCTACAATTACGAACAAGAGCCTTCTTTATTTGGGTTAAATGAGCAAGATCATCAAACTCTGAGATTGTATGAAGAACGGTTGATTGCTAGTAAACGCCGCCAAAAAGCTGGAGAAGTAACCATTGGTAAGCACGTTGAGACTGATACTGCACGGGTTACAGTGCCAATAGAAACAGAGCGAGTTGTGATTGAACGTGTAACTCCAGCAGATGCAGGTACTGCCGTTTCTGGGCGCGAAGCAGACTTCCGTGAAGGCGAAGTTGTTCGCGTAGAAATCTATGAAGAAACTCCTGAAGTTCGCACAGAAGCATTTTTGCGTGAAGAAGTCAGAGTTAGAAAAGTGGTGGATGAAGACACAGTTGAAACTCAAAAAACCGTGCGTCGTGAAGAATTAGATGTCAATTCTGGTAATCTTCCCATTGAAGAACGCTAA
- a CDS encoding tetratricopeptide repeat protein encodes MGVEEALEFVDNLVFLKTGEHLDKTQRIILSHLWEDEKRTYQHIANSLRYTEAHLKAVGAELWHLLSDVLGEKVSKSTFQGVVERFRTTQQWQKIPDIPNLVGNDAKPQDLDSNFVGRDRQIAELHTLVSRGEKVILIQGEGGVGKTRLARKYFKSQKFNFVLELWMATEIQNLTPVESVVEEWLRRYFNEEPGGDFGISLERLRRKLREQTSKIGVFIDNLETALDQNGKFLEYRRPYVELLRVLADSDVHSVTLVTSRERLRESSVEVHLYPLEGLDDEAWREFFSSCHINCDCTILSEMCRAYGGNAKAMQILRGAILTDFSGDIHAYWQENRTDLLIERELKDLVASQFNRLQKNDLEAYRLLCRLGCYRYQDIPSLPIEGVLCLLWDVPEQKRRGVIKALQDLSLIEAKKGQYWLHPVIQDEAIGRLRLVSEEWELVNRKAAECWTQRVTAIKDITDALTALEAYYHYVEINDFEQAGDVILQGRGEQWTIGLPLGCSFYQLGLLQKNFSVIKRIIDDIKSQERLIRLYNILGYTYRIIGCIREAIECYEKSEEVLGILDVKQPKISILFNTGLCKLELWEIEAAEDCFNSVCSLAEGNSNLDDYMTYAQCCLALIKSRFGSREDAFGLAEVALSAMSSSTRVTLWGRGHSLVTLCLTYKNLGNLKKSFELCQQAIFHSEENNFTQIKGKAISCLAELFREQGEFARAIFHHSEAIAILDRIGAKSDLAEAYYQLALTHQKMSEIAQSRENFVQAISATGYAYALFNEMQAPKQVEKVQKAMECFEK; translated from the coding sequence ATGGGTGTAGAAGAAGCCTTAGAGTTTGTAGATAACTTGGTTTTTCTCAAGACGGGAGAACATTTAGATAAAACTCAAAGGATTATCTTGAGTCATTTGTGGGAGGATGAGAAGCGGACTTACCAGCATATCGCCAACAGCCTTCGTTATACAGAAGCGCATTTAAAAGCAGTTGGTGCAGAACTTTGGCATCTACTATCAGATGTGCTAGGAGAGAAAGTCTCAAAATCAACCTTCCAAGGAGTGGTTGAGAGGTTTAGAACAACTCAACAGTGGCAAAAAATCCCCGATATTCCAAATCTAGTGGGGAATGATGCTAAACCCCAAGATTTAGATTCTAACTTCGTGGGGCGCGATCGCCAAATAGCCGAACTTCACACCTTAGTCAGTCGGGGAGAAAAAGTTATCCTCATCCAGGGTGAAGGTGGTGTTGGCAAAACCAGATTAGCACGCAAATATTTTAAAAGTCAAAAATTTAATTTTGTCCTAGAACTGTGGATGGCCACAGAAATCCAAAACCTTACTCCTGTAGAGAGTGTAGTTGAAGAATGGCTACGGCGGTACTTTAACGAAGAACCGGGAGGAGACTTTGGTATCAGCTTAGAACGACTACGGCGCAAACTCCGAGAACAAACATCTAAAATTGGGGTATTTATCGATAATCTAGAAACTGCTCTCGATCAAAATGGCAAGTTCCTAGAATATCGTCGCCCTTATGTTGAGCTATTGAGAGTATTAGCAGATTCAGATGTGCATTCCGTTACTTTAGTGACAAGTCGTGAACGTTTGCGGGAGTCTAGTGTAGAGGTTCATCTCTATCCACTCGAAGGTTTAGATGATGAAGCATGGCGAGAGTTTTTCAGCAGTTGCCACATAAATTGTGATTGTACTATTCTCAGTGAAATGTGCAGAGCTTATGGAGGTAATGCCAAAGCCATGCAAATTCTCCGAGGAGCAATATTGACAGATTTTTCTGGTGACATCCACGCCTATTGGCAGGAAAACCGTACAGATTTATTAATAGAAAGAGAGTTAAAAGATTTAGTCGCCAGTCAATTTAACCGTCTCCAAAAAAATGACCTAGAAGCCTATCGCCTCTTGTGTCGTTTAGGATGCTATCGTTATCAAGATATTCCTTCATTACCTATTGAGGGAGTTTTATGTTTGCTTTGGGATGTACCAGAGCAAAAACGTAGAGGTGTCATTAAAGCTCTGCAAGATTTGTCTTTAATAGAAGCAAAAAAAGGACAGTACTGGCTGCATCCGGTAATTCAGGATGAAGCGATCGGTAGATTAAGGTTAGTCAGTGAAGAATGGGAATTAGTAAACCGAAAAGCCGCAGAATGTTGGACGCAACGAGTTACAGCCATCAAAGATATCACAGATGCATTAACCGCTTTAGAAGCTTATTATCACTATGTAGAAATTAATGATTTTGAGCAGGCTGGTGATGTAATTTTACAAGGGCGAGGTGAACAGTGGACTATAGGTTTGCCTTTGGGTTGCTCGTTTTATCAACTGGGACTGCTCCAGAAAAACTTCTCTGTCATTAAACGGATAATAGATGATATAAAATCGCAAGAAAGGCTAATTAGACTTTACAATATACTTGGCTATACATATAGAATTATCGGTTGCATTAGAGAAGCTATAGAATGCTATGAGAAATCAGAAGAAGTATTAGGTATATTAGATGTAAAGCAACCAAAAATATCTATTTTGTTCAATACTGGGCTTTGTAAACTTGAATTATGGGAAATAGAAGCAGCTGAAGATTGTTTCAATTCTGTTTGTAGTCTTGCTGAAGGAAATAGCAACCTTGATGATTATATGACTTATGCTCAATGCTGTCTAGCTTTGATAAAATCACGCTTTGGTAGTAGAGAGGATGCTTTTGGTCTTGCTGAAGTTGCTCTTTCTGCCATGTCATCATCAACTAGAGTGACTTTATGGGGAAGAGGGCATAGTTTAGTAACTCTCTGCTTAACTTATAAAAATTTAGGTAATCTGAAAAAATCCTTTGAGTTGTGCCAACAAGCTATATTTCATTCTGAAGAAAACAACTTTACTCAAATTAAGGGGAAAGCTATAAGTTGTCTGGCTGAACTTTTTCGAGAACAGGGAGAATTTGCCAGAGCAATTTTTCATCATTCAGAAGCAATAGCAATTCTTGATAGAATTGGTGCTAAATCAGACTTAGCTGAGGCTTATTATCAGTTGGCATTGACTCATCAGAAGATGAGTGAAATTGCTCAAAGTAGGGAAAATTTTGTGCAAGCGATATCTGCGACGGGCTACGCCTACGCACTTTTTAATGAAATGCAAGCACCCAAGCAAGTTGAGAAGGTTCAAAAAGCAATGGAGTGTTTTGAGAAATAA
- a CDS encoding YsnF/AvaK domain-containing protein has translation MTKNIGQANPDSQTSTSLADLRKKVNNFAVFDQQGELVGVVHDLIVDNNRRLNLVISNQANQETLEYGEQLADKHPSLFRLQSQRIKKIDKPTKSVFIDLNKSEIEYMPEYLETETPGDRTLSENSTEQLANYQTTNSPVEPVNLEEATEEQIIRLLEERLVVESSKRKVGEVIVRKEIETRMIQVPVRREKLIVEQISPEHKQLAEIDLGQEEISGIDLTEVERLEVQHFGSGLMVSGEFSSPKTASLLLNAIALEQNHGCNQVRVTIAVEDESHQKKYQEWFDRCSKGQQPNPEK, from the coding sequence ATGACAAAAAACATTGGGCAGGCAAACCCTGACTCTCAGACTAGCACCTCACTAGCAGATTTAAGAAAGAAGGTGAACAATTTTGCTGTGTTCGATCAGCAAGGTGAGCTAGTAGGAGTAGTTCATGATTTAATTGTGGATAATAATCGCCGATTAAACCTAGTTATATCTAACCAGGCAAATCAAGAAACTCTAGAATATGGTGAGCAGTTAGCTGATAAGCATCCTTCTTTATTTCGGTTGCAGAGCCAGAGAATAAAAAAAATAGACAAGCCAACTAAATCTGTTTTCATAGACTTAAATAAATCAGAAATCGAATATATGCCTGAATATTTAGAAACAGAAACACCAGGCGATCGCACACTATCAGAAAACTCAACTGAACAACTAGCGAATTATCAAACTACAAATAGCCCAGTTGAGCCAGTAAATTTAGAAGAGGCTACCGAAGAACAGATTATTCGTTTACTAGAAGAACGATTAGTTGTTGAAAGCAGTAAGCGTAAAGTTGGTGAGGTGATTGTTCGCAAAGAAATCGAAACCCGGATGATCCAAGTTCCTGTCCGGCGTGAAAAGTTGATTGTCGAACAAATTAGCCCAGAACACAAACAACTTGCAGAAATTGATTTAGGACAAGAGGAAATTTCTGGCATTGACTTAACTGAAGTAGAAAGACTTGAAGTTCAGCATTTTGGTAGCGGTTTAATGGTAAGTGGTGAATTTAGCTCACCGAAAACTGCTAGTTTATTGCTGAATGCGATCGCACTAGAGCAAAATCACGGCTGCAACCAGGTGCGAGTGACCATCGCTGTTGAAGATGAGTCACACCAAAAAAAATATCAGGAGTGGTTTGATCGCTGTTCTAAAGGTCAGCAACCAAATCCTGAAAAATGA
- the mnmA gene encoding tRNA 2-thiouridine(34) synthase MnmA: MKKVVVGLSGGVDSSTAAAILHHQGYEVIGLTLWLMKGKGQCCSEGMIDAADLCEQLGVPHEVVDIRDIFQTHIVDYLVTGYSAGITPLPCSQCNKTVKFGPMVQYAREELGCDRIATGHYARISYDEATGRYQLLRAVDRNKDQSYFLYDLSQDLLAATIFPLGELEKTDTRRIATEYGLKTADKPESQDLCLVESNGSMRAFLDKYLAPKTGDIVDITGKVLGQHDGVHHYTIGQRKGLGIAAAEPLYVIELDAENNKVVVGDRTKVTQPECTVGRVNWVSIAEPSTPIRAEVQIRYRSTPTAVTVIPLENSRVRLVFDEPQFSITPGQAAVWYDGEKVLGGGIIEQFS; the protein is encoded by the coding sequence ATGAAAAAAGTCGTCGTTGGTCTTTCTGGTGGCGTTGACAGTTCCACCGCCGCAGCTATCCTGCACCATCAGGGCTATGAAGTGATTGGTTTGACTCTTTGGCTAATGAAAGGCAAAGGTCAATGTTGCTCTGAAGGTATGATCGACGCGGCTGATCTGTGTGAACAACTGGGCGTTCCCCATGAGGTTGTGGATATTCGAGATATCTTTCAGACTCATATTGTCGATTACCTGGTGACTGGTTACAGTGCTGGGATCACGCCTTTGCCTTGCTCCCAGTGTAATAAAACGGTGAAGTTTGGGCCAATGGTGCAGTATGCTCGTGAAGAATTGGGGTGCGATCGCATCGCCACTGGTCATTATGCCCGAATTAGCTATGACGAAGCAACTGGACGTTACCAGTTATTAAGGGCTGTTGACCGCAACAAAGACCAGTCATACTTTCTCTATGATTTGTCTCAAGATTTACTTGCAGCAACCATATTTCCTCTGGGCGAACTAGAAAAAACTGACACGCGCCGCATTGCAACTGAATACGGACTGAAAACTGCTGATAAGCCAGAAAGTCAAGACTTATGCTTAGTGGAAAGTAACGGTTCCATGCGAGCATTTTTGGATAAATATTTAGCCCCCAAAACAGGCGATATTGTAGATATTACAGGTAAAGTTTTGGGACAGCATGATGGTGTCCATCACTACACCATTGGCCAGCGCAAAGGCTTGGGGATTGCTGCTGCCGAACCTCTGTATGTGATTGAATTAGATGCGGAAAATAATAAGGTAGTAGTAGGCGATCGCACTAAAGTAACTCAGCCAGAATGCACTGTCGGACGGGTAAACTGGGTTTCTATTGCTGAACCATCGACCCCAATTCGTGCCGAAGTGCAAATTCGTTATCGTTCAACGCCTACAGCAGTGACGGTGATTCCGTTGGAAAATTCCCGTGTGCGTTTGGTATTTGATGAACCCCAATTTAGCATCACCCCCGGACAAGCGGCGGTGTGGTACGACGGGGAAAAGGTGTTAGGTGGTGGAATTATTGAACAGTTTAGTTGA
- a CDS encoding alpha/beta hydrolase, which yields MKKFLRYLGLGLLSTFLTATPGLGAERLSFYYPPFGEFSLSVDSLETFAKVGKIDQDFSFYASRATPQQLAQLRDLLQQRFNVTPTLVSQVTYSPIGEQVMQQLGEFLLTESRQNGFYAIRASLILAAADQEGLTVVNLLRKFPSNTIRVNFTEGLRIVDDLSQLLKRRDEVVASLQKEAIAQAANSTVDFSQQPDLRSPGKFRWQKKSLELNDFSRNRRLPVDIYLPEAGSQTTKELPSPPFPLIVISHGLASDRSSFVYLAEHLASYGFAVAVLEHPGSNAERFQLYFAGLAGAPDPAEFINRPLDIKYLLDELQRLEKSDPTLQGKLNFQQVGAIGQSFGGYTVLALAGANINFEQLRQNCNRNNSSFNLSLLLQCEANKLPRRNYNLKDDRIKAIIAINPINSLVLGEGGLSQIKSPVMLVAGSQDIFAPPVFEQIRPFTWLSDSNKYLALIENATHFSAIGETTSQNNVLPVPPALLGPDRAPVYSYLNALSVAFLETHLLNRPEYRSYLQPSYATFISKEPLNLSILQSLSADQFNQIWNGSTAQSAKPSNLQPTPTYP from the coding sequence ATGAAAAAATTTCTGAGATACCTGGGTTTAGGTTTGCTATCTACGTTTTTGACTGCAACTCCCGGATTGGGAGCTGAACGTCTTAGCTTTTATTACCCTCCCTTCGGCGAATTCTCCTTGTCTGTGGACTCGCTGGAAACTTTTGCGAAAGTTGGCAAAATCGATCAAGATTTTTCATTTTATGCTAGCCGTGCTACCCCCCAACAACTCGCTCAACTGCGGGATCTGCTCCAGCAAAGGTTCAATGTCACTCCTACGTTAGTATCTCAAGTTACCTACTCACCTATAGGCGAACAAGTGATGCAACAGCTGGGAGAATTCCTCCTCACTGAGTCTCGACAGAACGGCTTTTATGCGATACGTGCCTCTTTGATTTTGGCTGCTGCTGATCAAGAAGGTTTAACAGTTGTGAATTTGCTGCGGAAATTTCCTAGCAATACTATCCGGGTGAATTTTACAGAGGGATTAAGGATAGTCGATGACTTGTCACAATTGCTCAAGAGAAGGGATGAAGTTGTTGCCTCTCTTCAAAAAGAAGCGATCGCTCAAGCAGCCAATTCAACCGTTGACTTCTCACAACAGCCAGATTTGCGATCGCCAGGAAAATTTCGCTGGCAGAAAAAAAGCCTGGAGTTAAATGATTTTTCTCGCAATCGCCGTCTACCCGTGGATATTTATCTGCCGGAAGCAGGTTCACAAACTACTAAAGAACTACCTTCGCCTCCCTTTCCCCTGATTGTAATTTCTCATGGTCTCGCCTCAGACCGCTCTAGCTTCGTCTACCTGGCTGAACATCTAGCATCCTATGGTTTTGCTGTTGCTGTACTGGAACACCCTGGTAGTAATGCCGAACGCTTTCAACTATATTTTGCGGGTTTGGCCGGGGCACCAGATCCAGCAGAATTTATCAACCGACCTTTGGATATCAAATATCTCCTCGATGAACTCCAGCGTTTAGAAAAATCTGATCCCACCCTGCAAGGAAAACTCAATTTTCAGCAAGTTGGGGCGATCGGTCAGTCCTTTGGTGGTTATACTGTTTTGGCTCTAGCAGGAGCAAATATTAACTTTGAGCAACTGAGGCAAAACTGTAATCGCAATAATTCATCCTTTAATTTGTCGCTCTTGTTGCAGTGTGAAGCAAATAAATTACCCCGAAGAAATTACAATCTCAAAGACGATCGGATCAAGGCAATCATTGCGATTAATCCAATTAACAGCTTAGTTTTGGGTGAAGGCGGATTGAGTCAAATTAAAAGTCCAGTAATGCTGGTAGCAGGTAGTCAAGATATTTTTGCCCCACCTGTATTTGAGCAGATTCGCCCCTTTACCTGGCTTTCTGACTCTAATAAGTATCTAGCTTTGATCGAAAACGCCACCCACTTTTCGGCGATCGGAGAAACTACTTCTCAAAATAATGTCTTACCTGTGCCACCTGCCTTGCTAGGCCCTGATCGTGCTCCTGTTTATTCCTATCTCAACGCCCTCAGCGTAGCTTTTTTGGAAACCCATCTTCTCAACCGCCCTGAATACCGTTCCTATTTGCAGCCTTCTTACGCCACATTTATTAGTAAAGAACCGCTTAATCTCAGTATTTTACAGTCGTTATCGGCAGATCAATTCAATCAAATTTGGAATGGGTCAACTGCCCAATCAGCCAAACCATCAAATCTTCAACCTACCCCTACCTATCCGTGA
- a CDS encoding caspase family protein: protein MERRTFLHRIGSILAVLGVTEAEWLTLGNRYYQALAQPSPRKLALLIGINQYPQIPALSGCLTDVELQRELLIHRFGFQQSDIVTLTEEQASREFIEAAFLDHLGKQAKPGDVVLFHFSGYGSRVKLETSPNTMQNALVAANVDQVIQDEKIVNYILEETLLLLLRSLPTDRVTAVLDTSYYAPSTVLGLKIRALQESVAKLAVEELDFLKQLKTQKLSSTPIVLAATSEPNQSAKEGLFSGFSAGLFTYALTQYLWEFTPATTIQVALWYVENSLSKLGSKQQPGLLSSQKNADITSLQPDGIIGAEGVVSAIEEDGKTVHLWLAGLPPQVLLYYGVNSRLTLATTEQLVLRSRTALTAKAQISKIEGANPLQVGQFVQEAVRVLPRNIHLTIALDTGLERIERVDATSAFAGFSHVSTVVAGEKPADYVFAKLQEIPSRYGLFSLGGELIPNTSGEVGEAVKLTVQRLAPKLSTLFAAKLWRLTENQGSSRLPLKATLEIISGISPQVVMQRKTIRTFKPETSIKKSLPTAIVPIGSRMQYRVENQSDRPVYLIMLGLNNNHTGIAFYSWETPQEPNTTDTKPLLKQVVIAPGKTLTLPQTNSASEWLISGPAFFCEQQLIFSTAPFSETLAALSTVKYSTAEERPIGSLLNPLDVAQALLQDLHNASALKAEMNGTAADSYILDVNNWASISFSFQVV from the coding sequence ATGGAACGGCGCACGTTTTTACACAGAATTGGCTCAATACTCGCGGTATTGGGGGTAACTGAAGCTGAGTGGTTGACTTTGGGAAATCGCTATTATCAGGCTTTGGCACAACCCAGTCCGCGCAAGTTGGCATTGTTAATAGGTATTAACCAATACCCGCAAATTCCAGCCCTCAGTGGTTGTCTGACGGATGTGGAATTACAAAGAGAACTTTTGATTCATCGCTTTGGCTTCCAACAGTCAGATATTGTAACCTTAACTGAGGAACAAGCTAGCAGGGAATTCATTGAGGCAGCTTTTTTGGATCACCTGGGTAAGCAAGCTAAACCTGGGGATGTGGTGCTTTTCCACTTTAGCGGCTATGGGAGCCGTGTCAAATTGGAAACATCGCCAAATACAATGCAAAATGCTCTGGTGGCAGCTAATGTGGATCAAGTTATACAAGATGAAAAAATAGTCAACTATATATTAGAAGAAACTCTACTGCTATTATTGCGATCGCTCCCTACAGACCGAGTAACAGCAGTATTGGATACTAGCTATTATGCTCCTAGCACAGTCTTAGGATTAAAAATTCGCGCCCTTCAGGAGTCAGTAGCAAAGCTAGCAGTAGAGGAACTGGACTTTCTCAAACAACTTAAAACTCAGAAGTTATCCAGCACTCCGATTGTTTTAGCAGCTACCTCAGAACCAAATCAGTCAGCAAAGGAAGGACTCTTTTCTGGTTTTAGTGCCGGGTTATTTACCTACGCCTTGACACAGTATTTGTGGGAATTCACTCCAGCTACCACAATTCAAGTTGCCCTCTGGTATGTGGAAAATTCTCTATCCAAATTGGGTAGTAAACAGCAACCAGGGTTATTAAGCAGTCAGAAAAATGCAGATATAACTTCTCTACAGCCAGACGGTATCATTGGTGCAGAAGGGGTGGTGAGTGCTATTGAAGAAGACGGTAAAACAGTCCATCTGTGGTTAGCAGGATTACCTCCACAAGTGCTGCTATACTACGGAGTGAATTCTCGATTAACCTTAGCAACAACAGAGCAATTAGTATTGCGATCGCGCACTGCGTTAACTGCAAAAGCGCAAATTTCCAAAATTGAAGGTGCAAATCCCCTACAAGTCGGGCAATTTGTCCAAGAAGCAGTCCGGGTTTTACCGCGAAATATTCATTTAACAATAGCTTTGGATACTGGATTGGAAAGAATTGAGCGGGTAGACGCCACAAGTGCCTTTGCTGGCTTTTCCCATGTATCCACCGTAGTAGCAGGAGAAAAACCTGCTGATTATGTATTTGCCAAGCTACAGGAAATTCCCAGTCGTTATGGTCTATTTTCTCTTGGTGGCGAACTAATTCCCAATACCTCCGGGGAAGTAGGAGAAGCAGTAAAATTAACAGTTCAAAGGTTAGCGCCAAAATTATCAACTCTGTTTGCAGCTAAGTTATGGCGACTTACAGAAAATCAAGGTTCTTCCCGCTTGCCTCTCAAGGCAACCTTAGAAATAATTAGTGGTATATCACCACAGGTGGTGATGCAGCGTAAAACAATACGAACTTTCAAACCTGAAACTTCGATTAAAAAATCACTCCCCACTGCGATTGTGCCTATCGGCAGTCGAATGCAATATCGAGTGGAAAACCAGAGCGATCGCCCAGTATATTTAATCATGCTGGGATTAAACAATAATCATACAGGAATTGCCTTCTATTCTTGGGAAACTCCTCAAGAACCAAACACTACGGACACCAAGCCCCTCCTCAAACAAGTTGTCATCGCCCCAGGTAAAACCCTCACCCTACCCCAAACTAATAGTGCTTCCGAATGGCTGATTTCAGGGCCAGCTTTCTTTTGCGAACAACAACTAATTTTTAGTACTGCCCCCTTTAGCGAAACTCTCGCTGCCTTGAGTACTGTTAAATATTCCACAGCCGAAGAACGGCCGATTGGTTCATTGTTGAATCCCTTAGACGTTGCACAAGCCTTACTACAAGACTTGCATAACGCCAGCGCCCTCAAAGCGGAGATGAACGGCACAGCAGCCGACTCATATATCTTGGATGTAAATAATTGGGCAAGTATTAGCTTTAGTTTTCAAGTGGTGTAA
- a CDS encoding ion channel, whose protein sequence is MKFRLKRLSPKKKQRLIPSIQIQVRDGKFEIMGMGAWHSYWRDPYHLLLTIPWTGFLILICTFYVTINALFALAYLIGGDCIANARPGSFLDVFFFSVQTLASIGYGAMYPKTTYANIIVTIEAMIGLVGIAVMTGLAFARFSRPTARVLFSRVAVITPHNAMPTLIFRSANQRRNMILEAQMRVYLMRDDVTSEGQFMRRFYDLKLLRNQTPSFTLSWSVMHVIDEFSPLYGMTPESLTQTNTILIVSLSGIDETVAQVVHARHTYAANEILWNNQFVDIFHHTPDGHRYIDYNRFHDVLPLD, encoded by the coding sequence ATGAAATTTCGACTGAAGAGACTTTCACCGAAGAAAAAACAGCGTCTGATCCCATCTATTCAGATTCAAGTTCGAGATGGAAAATTTGAGATTATGGGTATGGGTGCATGGCATTCTTACTGGCGCGATCCTTACCATCTGCTGCTAACGATTCCCTGGACTGGCTTTCTGATCCTGATTTGTACTTTCTATGTAACTATTAATGCTCTATTTGCCCTAGCTTACTTGATAGGAGGAGATTGTATTGCCAACGCCCGACCTGGCTCTTTTTTAGATGTTTTTTTCTTTAGCGTGCAAACCCTAGCATCCATCGGCTACGGGGCAATGTATCCTAAAACAACTTACGCCAACATTATTGTCACCATTGAAGCAATGATCGGTTTGGTCGGAATTGCTGTGATGACGGGACTAGCGTTTGCTCGATTCTCTCGACCTACAGCCCGTGTGCTATTTAGCCGTGTTGCTGTAATTACACCTCATAATGCAATGCCGACTCTTATATTTCGTAGTGCTAATCAGCGTCGCAATATGATTCTGGAGGCGCAGATGCGAGTCTACTTAATGCGCGACGATGTAACTTCAGAAGGGCAGTTCATGCGTCGGTTCTACGACCTCAAACTGCTGAGGAACCAAACACCTAGCTTCACCTTAAGCTGGTCAGTGATGCATGTCATTGATGAGTTTAGTCCTCTGTATGGGATGACACCAGAATCGTTAACCCAGACAAATACTATACTGATCGTCTCTTTGAGTGGCATTGATGAAACGGTTGCACAGGTTGTCCATGCCCGTCATACTTATGCTGCTAATGAGATTTTGTGGAACAATCAATTTGTCGATATCTTCCATCACACACCCGATGGACATCGCTACATTGATTACAACCGCTTCCACGATGTTTTACCTTTAGATTAA
- a CDS encoding DUF2382 domain-containing protein → MPLHKLEHFDPNYRETFGGDDVRALVLYTEGGDKVGSVADVLVDDHGHFRYLVINTSSDFLGKKILLPIGLSRIDYPAKRVYVDGLSRHQVEGLVEYREDMVVDHDYEENVRSVFRSPNSGVTYDRNTYNYETEPALYGLKNQDNQTFRLYEERLIASKNRIKTGEVTVGKHIETDTASVTVPIQKERVLIERVVPTEAGKVVDPNELKFQEGEVARIEVYEETPEIRKEAFVREEVRVKKVVERDTVETQGTIRREELDVDTEGNLQVQEHGTTTHEAI, encoded by the coding sequence ATGCCTCTTCACAAACTTGAACATTTTGACCCAAACTATCGAGAAACTTTTGGCGGAGACGACGTTAGAGCTTTGGTTCTTTACACTGAGGGAGGAGACAAAGTTGGCTCAGTGGCGGATGTTTTAGTTGATGACCATGGCCATTTCCGGTATTTAGTTATTAATACAAGCTCAGATTTTTTGGGTAAGAAAATATTGCTACCAATTGGTCTTTCCCGGATAGACTATCCTGCAAAACGCGTCTATGTTGATGGATTAAGCAGACATCAAGTAGAAGGTTTAGTCGAGTACAGAGAAGACATGGTTGTTGATCATGATTACGAAGAAAATGTCCGTAGTGTATTTCGTTCTCCAAATAGCGGTGTAACTTACGATCGCAATACATATAATTACGAAACAGAACCAGCTTTATACGGGTTGAAGAATCAAGATAATCAAACTTTTAGACTCTACGAAGAACGATTAATTGCCAGTAAAAACCGCATCAAAACTGGAGAAGTAACGGTTGGTAAGCACATTGAAACAGACACTGCAAGCGTTACAGTACCTATTCAAAAAGAACGAGTTCTGATTGAGCGAGTTGTGCCAACAGAAGCAGGAAAAGTTGTAGATCCCAATGAACTTAAGTTCCAAGAAGGAGAAGTAGCACGCATAGAAGTATACGAAGAAACGCCTGAGATACGTAAAGAAGCCTTTGTGCGTGAAGAAGTCCGGGTTAAGAAAGTAGTAGAACGGGACACTGTGGAAACACAAGGCACCATTCGTCGAGAAGAGTTAGATGTTGATACTGAGGGTAATTTACAGGTTCAAGAACATGGTACAACTACACATGAGGCTATTTAA